From the Paenibacillus sp. MMS20-IR301 genome, the window TTGATATGGTCTCATTAATCCCGCAGGCGGTGTGGGGAGCTGAAGAAGAAGGGCAGTCTGCATCGGCGCATTCCAATTATCTGGGCAATCCGAATTACCGGCTGCGCAGAGATCTGGTCCAGGCGCTGGTTGAGCTGCATCCGAAATTTCTGCGTTTTCCCGGCGGCTGTATCTCTGAGGGCTCCTTCATCTGGGAGAATGTCTATGACTGGAAGGACTCCGTAGGAGATGTTGAGCTCCGCAAGGAAAACTATAATGTCTGGGGCTACATGATGACTATGGGTCTCGGCTATATGGAATATTTCCAGCTGGCTGAGGATCTGAATGCGGTCCCACTCCCGGTGATGGCTTGCGGTGTGCTGTGCCAGGCCCGTTCGGATTATGCCCATCCCGCCGGCGGCAAGCTCAGGGAGCAGTATATTAAGAACTTTACGGATTTGATTGATTTTGCCATCAGCATGGATTTTGCGGGCAACGAATGGGCTGCGCTGCGCAAAAAAATGGGCCACGAAGGGCCGTTTGACCTGCGTTATCTGGGAGTGGGCAACGAAAACTGGGGCACTGAGTTTTTTGCCAACTTTGAAGTGTTCAAGGCGGCAATCGATGCATACATGGCAGAGCATTATCCGGCTCATGAGCTGCACATTATCTCTACCGTGGGTGCCCAGGCGGATGACGATGCCTATCAGGCGGGCTGGAAATTCCTCAGCGGCAATCTGGAGGGGACATCTGAGGTTGCTTTTACCGATGGTCATGAGGTCATTGAGGAAACCGTTACCTGGTACGGGCAGCAGCAGAACTATATGGACACCATTGCGGATGAGCATTACTACCGTTCCAATGAATATCTGCTGAACAATGCGGACCGTTACAATTACTATTACAGGGCAAAGAGCCCGGACGGAAGCATCAACTGGAAGGAAACCTCGAAGGTCTTTGTAGGAGAATATGCTTCTACGGATAAAAATACACTCGCGGGAGCCGTAGCAGAGGCAGCGCTGATGACCGGGTTCGAGAATAACGCCGATGTCGTGCGGCTCTCAGCCTATGCGCCTCTGTTCAATAAAGTATTGACAGACGGAACGTACCGGTGGACACCGGACTGCATCTGGTTCGACGACGAAACCGTATGGTTCACTCCGAACTATTATGTACAGCAGTTGTTTGCGAAGTATCTGGGCGATAAGGTGCTGCTAACATCATTCGGGTCATACCGAAACGGCAAGAAAGCCGAATATGTTCCCCATGGCGGAATTGAGATCGCTGCCGGCAACGCTGAGGTGGCTGTAAAACGGGTAACGGTTACCTCTAACAGGGACGGCCGTATCCTGCTTGATCAGGACTTCACACTAGCGCTGGACCCGGCATGGCAGGTCATTCCGGGCTCTGCAGGCTCAGTAGTCCGGCCGGGTGTGGGGCTTGTGCTGGAGGCCCAGTCCGCCGGGCTGAACGGCTTGTACATCCTGAATGATGAATGGACAGACTACAAGGTAGAGGCCGTTGCTTCAAGGCTTGCGGGTGAAGACGGCTTCTATGTAGGGGCAGGCCTGACGGATATCACTCCGGGAAGCAAGGATGTGATTGAATATGCAATCGGCTATGGCGGCAATGCCACCGGAGTCAAAGTGTATAAGCAAGGGATTGAAGCCTACACCCTGGGGGATTACTCATCAAGCACTGCAGCCGGCAACCTGAGGGCGGCCAGTTACGAACCGCTTGCTGACAACACTGAATATACCATTACAATGAATTACGGCGGCGGTACCGGCGGGCAGCTGATCTGCTCATATACAGACGGCAGGACCACCAGCCGGATTCTGGATTATAAGCTGGAGGCTTATAACCGGGAGATATTCAGCTCTGTCACGAAAGACGCCGGCCATGTATATGTTAAGCTTGTGAATGCGGACAATGTAGACAAGGCTCTGACGCTGAATCTTCTCGATCTTCAGGCAGAGGCGGAGGCCGAGCAGATTACATTAACCGGGGAGTCCTCGCTGGTGCATGTGCCTAATGTGAATAAGAAGAATGCGGGAAAGGTTGTCCCGCACACGGGCAAGATTGTCCTGGCCGGTAACAGTACACTCGTGAACTTGCCGGCGAACTCGGTAAATGTGCTGGTTATTAAGCTTAAAGGGTAAAGCGGAGTAATCCGGCATAGCGGAATTGTCCCGCGTCATGACTTGACGTGAGGACAGTTCCGTTTTTAACATAGACCTATATAGGGCAGTGGCTACCGGCACCTTAACTACATATTTATCTAAAAAGTCTCAGGAATAGGTAAAGAAAAGATACAGAATGTAAAAGGATACCACTCGCCGTTGTTAACGCTTTCTTAATACAATAAGGATGTAGATAACAAGGGAGGTTCATCAGATGAAAAAAAAGCTTAAAGCATTGCCGGTGCTGGCTACAGCAATCGTTGTCTCACTGGCACTCAGTGCATGCTCCAGCGGGAACAATAGTAACAGCGGGAACGGCGGCGCAACGAACGCAACTGCCAAACCGGAGAATGCAGCGGCGGCAGCGGCCGGCCCATTGACCAAATATGATCCGCCGATCAAGCTAAGCTCCACCATGGCCGAGACGGGTAAGGAAACCTTGGCCGAAGGAGATACATTTGCTAATAATATCTGGACCAGAGGTTATGAGAATGAGCTTGGTATCAAAGTAAGCTATGACTGGATTGTTCCAGGTGCCAACTATGATGAGAAAATGAATGTGACCATGGCGAGCGGAGACCTGCCTGACCTGCTGAAGGTCAATATGGTGCAGTTCGAACAGCTGCATGAAGCGGACATGCTTGAAGATCTGACTCCATACTTTGAGCAGTATGCTTCCGATCTGGTCAAAGGGTATTATGCGGAGGAAGACGGAGCAGGCCTGAAGCCGGTTACGAAGGACGGTAAGTTGTATGCCCTGACCAGCTTTGGCGGTTCACTGGACTCCTCGGATATGATATGGATCCGTAAAGACTGGCTTGACAAGCTGGGCCTGGCAGAGCCGACGTCGATGCAGGATATTATCAAAATTGCCGAGGATTTCACCTTTAATGATCCGGACGGCAACGGGAAAAAGGATACCTTCGGGATCTTTATGAATAAGGATCTGCCGATTAACGGTTTCCTGCTGGGCTACCATGCGTACCTTGAAACCTGGATCAAAAACAGTGACGGCGAGATTGTTAACGGTACAGTCCAGCCTGAAGTGAAGACCGGTCTGGCAGAACTGCAGCGGCTGTATAAGGAAGGGGTCCTCGATCCTGAATTCGGCGTTAAGGAATTCGCCAAGGCGATGGAAGATGTAAATGCGGGCAAAATCGGAATGATGTTCATGCCGCAATGGGCACCGTTCCAGGTCATGAATATGTTTAAGAAGGATCAGACGGTAAACTGGGTGCCTTACCCGGTACAATCAATTGACAGCGAGCCGGCCAAAACGCAGAATCACCTCGGAATCGGCGGTGTGTTCGCAATCCGCAAAGGATATGAGCATCCTGAGGCTCTGATCAAACTGCTTAACTTCCAGGCTGAAAAAATGTTCGGGGAGTCAGCTGCTAAAGAGCGGGCCGCCTATCTGAACGGTGAGACCGGTCTCGGATTCCAGAACGCAACGGTTTCCAATCTGCCGCCGAACAAAAACGTGAAGGCGCAGGATGAAGTAGAGAAGGCGATTGAGAGCAAGGATACGTCGAACATGGGACTGGAAGCAGGCCTGTTCTATCAGGATATCATGGATTACCGGGGCGGCAATCTTGATAAATGGAACATGGAACGGATCTTCGGGCCGCTCAGCTCACAGGGCATCATCAAGCACTACCGTGATAACAACCTGATTGTGATGAACCAGTTCATCTATGCGCCGACCAAAACGATGAACAGCAAATCAGCAACACTGGATAAGCTTCGTGCTGAGACATTCCTCAAAATCATCTACGGCAATCTGCCGGTGGATGCCTTCGATAAGTTCGTAACGGACTGGAAGAAGCTTGGCGGGGATCAGATTACCCAGGAAGTGAATGAAGTAGTCGGTAAATAACCAGTTTGGCGAACAAACGGGACGGCCGGTGTCAGGGATCTGACGCCGGAGCCGTCCCTTTCTTTGTCTGCAGTAGGCCCTTCGCCCCAGCTTGATTCATCCCGGCGACAGGTCATCAAAAGATACCAAATGTCAACAGGCTCCACTGTCAGCGGCCTTTTAGGGTGTTCTATAATTTAGAATATAAGGAGGAGACAGAGATGCGCTTTAATACCAAAAAATTCGTACGTAATATTCCGCTGCATGTAATGATATTGCCGGCCTTAATTATCATTATTATCTTCAGTTATGTGCCGATGGCGGGGCTGGTCATCGCCTTTCAGGATTTTTCCCCGGTGGCAGGCTTTAAACATATTACTTGGAACGGCCTCGACAATTTCCGTTACCTGTTTGATCTGCCCGGCTTCAGCACGGTTGTGTGGAATACGGTGTTTATCTCCACCATGAAAATCGTAGCCGGACTTACCGTGCCGGTGATCACCGCCCTGCTGCTCAACGAAGTCCGTGTGAACGGCTTCAAGCGTACAATACAGACCATTATATATATGCCGCACTTTTTCTCCTGGGTTATTCTGGGGGGGATCGTCGTCGATGTGTTATCCCCGAGCTCCGGGATTGTCAATATGCTGCTGAAGGCTCTGGGCATGCAGCCGATTCAGTTTCTGGCGGATAATAACTGGTTCCCGTACATATTGGTCATTACTGACCAGTGGAAGGAATTCGGCTTCGGAACGATTATCTACCTGGCAGCACTGACCAGCATTGACACCTCGCTTTATGAAGCCTCTATTATCGATGGTGCCGGCAGATGGAAGCAGACATGGCATATCACGCTGCCCGGGATCCGCCCGATAATGATTCTGATGCTTACGCTGAGTCTTGGCAATGTCCTGAACGGGGGATTTGATCAGGTATTTAATCTGTACAATCCGCTGGTGTATGAATCAGGAGACATCCTGGATACAATGATTTACCGGATAGGTCTTCAGGAAGCGCAATATTCGGTATCTACGGCGCTTGGTTTGATTAAGTCCGTTGTATCCTGCGGCTTCATCGGGCTTGGCTATTACCTGGCTTACCGTTTCGCCAAATACCGGATCTTCTAGGGAAGGAGCACTATCCATGCAATTCACATCCAAACCGTACCGCTGGTTTCTCCGTATCAATTATGTCATTCTTGTTTTGCTCGCGGTCCTGTGTTTTTTTCCAATCATCAATGTGCTGGCGATCTCCTTCAGTTCAAGTGAGGCGGTCAGTGCGGGACGGGTTACGTTCTGGCCGGTGGAGTTTACCTTTTCTTCCTACCGGTACATGCTGGAAAATAACCAGTTTATCCGTTCCTTCGGAACCAGCCTGCTTAGAGTAGTGCTAGGGGTATCCGTTAACTTGATCTTCACGGTTCTGGTTGCCTACCCGCTCTCCAAAGAGGCGGCGGTATTCCGCTCGCGGACCGTTTACGCCTGGATCTTCGTATTCACCATGCTGTTCAGCGGCGGGCTGATTCCCGGTTATCTGGTCGTTAAGGAGATGCATCTGCTGGACAGCATCTGGGCGCTCATCATTCCCGGAGCAGTGCCGATCTTCAATGTGCTGCTGATGCTGAATTTCTTCAGGGGACTCCCGAAAGAGCTGGAGGAAGCGGCGTGGATGGATGGTGCAGGCCATCTGCGGACCTTATGGAGCGTGTATCTGCCCGTGTCTATGCCCAGTATTGCGACAGTAACGCTGTTCGCGCTTGTCGGCCACTGGAATGCCTGGTTCGACGGAATGATCTATATGCGGAGCCCGGAGCATTATCCGCTGGCTACTTATCTGCAGTCAATTCTTCAGCAGGTAACGGCTTCGATGGAGAATGTTACCCTTGAGGAAGCCTCCCTGCTGAATCTGGTCTCGGACCGGACGACCCAGGCGGCGCAAATCTTCTTGTCCATTTTACCGATTATGGCGATTTATCCGTTCCTGCAAAGATATTTCGTACACGGGCTGGTCGTCGGCAGCGTGAAGGGTTAAAGTATAAAGGTACTTGAGAGAAGCCGGCGACGGCTTCTTTTTTGAAAGCTAAAGCAAACGCAAAGGAATCTATGAAATGAAATCAAAAGTATACCGCTTAAACCGCCATTCAATCGTGCATAAGCTGCTGGTTGCTTTCCTGCTGGTAGTGCTGCCGCTATACATTCTCGGAATCTCGATTACCTTCTACAGCTCCAAGCAGATGCAGGCGGAGGTGGAAAGAGCGAATGAGTCGAAGCTGCAGTTTTATTACAGCCACCTGGAGTTTGAGC encodes:
- a CDS encoding alpha-L-arabinofuranosidase C-terminal domain-containing protein — protein: MTTFHGQMIAHYRFDDAQQAGRDSSGRNNHGEVSGKLPPVVSTVGGRSAVTFTGGRNGSSFIQLPPDLLAGVSDHTGLTVAGWVYFGKGTSVWERIFDFGTGESGPAVFLTRQLRGTLSAGEALVADAGKGLPAGEWMHIAISVTGTDEGQASSAGPVIYLNGEVVADGSISQTASGSYAQLRRWFKTLAEASNYSSNYIGRSQFAADDDFTGSIADFRMYQAGLSHDKVIEIICDSLTDEEILKLAADKYLSLPASIVAHNLTLPSSLMGGTIAADWKSSHPEVISDQGVIQDITAVQGVTLAGILSKGDSSFRKNFEISVIPPGVPPYTLNVHGSRDIADVSEVMYGLFYEDINNAADGGIYAELVQNRSFESFAFDTYSHASGECGCSTGRNREPLFAWSGDTERMIPQSSGGLNEFLGCTDKEVNAYYVKVADGAVIRNRGFADTNQHCAMAVRTGAQYDFTIWAKAEASGLISVQLQSPEGGAVSDTVIVHVEGGGVWKKYGADTKLSLTGSDTVLGQLALTFTGEISIDMVSLIPQAVWGAEEEGQSASAHSNYLGNPNYRLRRDLVQALVELHPKFLRFPGGCISEGSFIWENVYDWKDSVGDVELRKENYNVWGYMMTMGLGYMEYFQLAEDLNAVPLPVMACGVLCQARSDYAHPAGGKLREQYIKNFTDLIDFAISMDFAGNEWAALRKKMGHEGPFDLRYLGVGNENWGTEFFANFEVFKAAIDAYMAEHYPAHELHIISTVGAQADDDAYQAGWKFLSGNLEGTSEVAFTDGHEVIEETVTWYGQQQNYMDTIADEHYYRSNEYLLNNADRYNYYYRAKSPDGSINWKETSKVFVGEYASTDKNTLAGAVAEAALMTGFENNADVVRLSAYAPLFNKVLTDGTYRWTPDCIWFDDETVWFTPNYYVQQLFAKYLGDKVLLTSFGSYRNGKKAEYVPHGGIEIAAGNAEVAVKRVTVTSNRDGRILLDQDFTLALDPAWQVIPGSAGSVVRPGVGLVLEAQSAGLNGLYILNDEWTDYKVEAVASRLAGEDGFYVGAGLTDITPGSKDVIEYAIGYGGNATGVKVYKQGIEAYTLGDYSSSTAAGNLRAASYEPLADNTEYTITMNYGGGTGGQLICSYTDGRTTSRILDYKLEAYNREIFSSVTKDAGHVYVKLVNADNVDKALTLNLLDLQAEAEAEQITLTGESSLVHVPNVNKKNAGKVVPHTGKIVLAGNSTLVNLPANSVNVLVIKLKG
- a CDS encoding extracellular solute-binding protein, which codes for MKKKLKALPVLATAIVVSLALSACSSGNNSNSGNGGATNATAKPENAAAAAAGPLTKYDPPIKLSSTMAETGKETLAEGDTFANNIWTRGYENELGIKVSYDWIVPGANYDEKMNVTMASGDLPDLLKVNMVQFEQLHEADMLEDLTPYFEQYASDLVKGYYAEEDGAGLKPVTKDGKLYALTSFGGSLDSSDMIWIRKDWLDKLGLAEPTSMQDIIKIAEDFTFNDPDGNGKKDTFGIFMNKDLPINGFLLGYHAYLETWIKNSDGEIVNGTVQPEVKTGLAELQRLYKEGVLDPEFGVKEFAKAMEDVNAGKIGMMFMPQWAPFQVMNMFKKDQTVNWVPYPVQSIDSEPAKTQNHLGIGGVFAIRKGYEHPEALIKLLNFQAEKMFGESAAKERAAYLNGETGLGFQNATVSNLPPNKNVKAQDEVEKAIESKDTSNMGLEAGLFYQDIMDYRGGNLDKWNMERIFGPLSSQGIIKHYRDNNLIVMNQFIYAPTKTMNSKSATLDKLRAETFLKIIYGNLPVDAFDKFVTDWKKLGGDQITQEVNEVVGK
- a CDS encoding ABC transporter permease subunit, with protein sequence MRFNTKKFVRNIPLHVMILPALIIIIIFSYVPMAGLVIAFQDFSPVAGFKHITWNGLDNFRYLFDLPGFSTVVWNTVFISTMKIVAGLTVPVITALLLNEVRVNGFKRTIQTIIYMPHFFSWVILGGIVVDVLSPSSGIVNMLLKALGMQPIQFLADNNWFPYILVITDQWKEFGFGTIIYLAALTSIDTSLYEASIIDGAGRWKQTWHITLPGIRPIMILMLTLSLGNVLNGGFDQVFNLYNPLVYESGDILDTMIYRIGLQEAQYSVSTALGLIKSVVSCGFIGLGYYLAYRFAKYRIF
- a CDS encoding carbohydrate ABC transporter permease, translating into MQFTSKPYRWFLRINYVILVLLAVLCFFPIINVLAISFSSSEAVSAGRVTFWPVEFTFSSYRYMLENNQFIRSFGTSLLRVVLGVSVNLIFTVLVAYPLSKEAAVFRSRTVYAWIFVFTMLFSGGLIPGYLVVKEMHLLDSIWALIIPGAVPIFNVLLMLNFFRGLPKELEEAAWMDGAGHLRTLWSVYLPVSMPSIATVTLFALVGHWNAWFDGMIYMRSPEHYPLATYLQSILQQVTASMENVTLEEASLLNLVSDRTTQAAQIFLSILPIMAIYPFLQRYFVHGLVVGSVKG